In one Pseudodesulfovibrio tunisiensis genomic region, the following are encoded:
- a CDS encoding valine--tRNA ligase, giving the protein MTRPTLAKGYEPWDVEDKWEKHWENSQTFTPDPEDGGDPYSIVIPPPNVTGVLHMGHALNLTLQDILCRFHRQQGRNVLWVPGTDHAGIATQNVVERQLKTEGKTRHDLGREKFIERVWEWKKEKGDHILNQIRRMGASVDWTRECFTFDEDRAKAVREVFVKLYEQGLIYKGDYIINWCNRCHTALADDEVEREAKPGKLHHIRYDLADGSGTLTIATTRPETMLADTAIAVNPEDDRFNHLIGKEAILPIIGRTLPIIGDKYVDIEFGTGCLKVTPAHDMNDWELGRKHNLEVISMLDEDGLVNENAPERYQGLSIEDARKLILEELDAEGRVLGIEDLAHNVGVCYRCKSVIEPHVSTQWFVSMKPLAEKARAAVPARTQIYPEHWTKTYYDWLDNIRDWCISRQIWWGHRIPAWTCEDCGELTVAIDDPTVCSKCGSKRITQEEDVLDTWFSSALWPFSTLGWPGETKELARYYPTSCLVTGFDIIFFWVARMMMMGLQFMEEVPFHDVYIHALVRDEKGKKMSKSTGNVIDPLDMIEKYGADALRFTLTSFAAMGRDIKLSEKRIEGYKHFMNKIWNAARFALMNLPDTIPAVSVTEADTLADKWILHRLEELKESAAQATREYRFNEIAQGLYKFIWSEFCDWYLEMIKPTLYGEDEAAKARTQKVLWTVLSEIMVILHPVTPFITQEIWSALPRPEGDDRSDDIATLPFPDMCPECRNQAAEAEMELFMGVVSGVRNIRTELLIEPAKKLNLLIRTVNDADKAIIEANIPLIQSLARIESIEIGPDVNGPKASGTGVVQGNEIYVPLEGVVDFESELARLDKNLTKLEKTMTGVSKKLSNPGFLKNAPDEVVEGEKAKMAEMEEEKNKLTQLKERLASLVG; this is encoded by the coding sequence ATGACGCGACCGACGCTGGCCAAGGGATACGAGCCTTGGGATGTTGAAGACAAGTGGGAGAAACATTGGGAAAATTCCCAAACCTTCACCCCAGACCCCGAGGATGGGGGCGATCCCTATTCCATCGTGATCCCGCCGCCGAACGTCACCGGCGTATTGCACATGGGCCACGCCCTGAACCTCACGCTTCAGGACATCCTGTGCCGCTTCCACCGCCAGCAGGGCCGCAACGTGCTCTGGGTGCCCGGCACCGACCATGCAGGCATCGCCACCCAGAACGTCGTTGAACGCCAGCTCAAGACCGAGGGCAAGACCCGCCACGATCTGGGCCGCGAGAAATTCATCGAGCGCGTGTGGGAATGGAAAAAGGAAAAGGGCGACCACATCCTGAACCAGATCCGCCGCATGGGCGCGTCCGTGGACTGGACCCGCGAATGCTTCACCTTTGACGAGGACCGCGCCAAGGCCGTGCGCGAAGTCTTCGTCAAGCTCTACGAACAGGGCCTCATCTACAAGGGCGACTACATCATCAACTGGTGCAACCGCTGCCACACCGCGCTTGCGGACGACGAGGTCGAGCGCGAGGCCAAGCCCGGCAAGCTGCACCACATCCGCTACGATCTGGCCGACGGTTCCGGCACCCTGACCATCGCCACCACCCGCCCGGAAACCATGCTCGCGGATACCGCCATTGCCGTGAACCCCGAGGACGACCGCTTCAACCACCTGATCGGCAAGGAAGCCATCCTGCCCATCATCGGTCGCACCCTGCCCATCATCGGCGACAAGTACGTGGACATCGAATTCGGCACCGGCTGCCTCAAGGTCACCCCGGCCCACGACATGAACGACTGGGAACTGGGCCGCAAGCACAACCTCGAAGTCATTTCCATGCTGGACGAGGACGGACTCGTCAACGAGAACGCCCCGGAACGCTATCAGGGCCTGAGCATCGAGGACGCGCGCAAGCTCATTCTCGAAGAGCTGGACGCGGAAGGCCGCGTGCTCGGCATCGAAGACCTCGCGCACAACGTGGGCGTGTGCTACCGCTGCAAGTCCGTGATCGAGCCGCACGTCTCCACCCAGTGGTTCGTTTCCATGAAGCCGCTGGCGGAAAAGGCGCGTGCCGCGGTTCCGGCCAGAACGCAGATCTACCCCGAGCACTGGACCAAGACCTATTACGACTGGCTGGACAACATCCGCGACTGGTGCATCTCCCGCCAGATATGGTGGGGCCATCGCATTCCGGCATGGACCTGCGAGGACTGCGGCGAACTGACCGTGGCCATCGACGATCCCACGGTCTGCTCCAAGTGCGGCAGCAAGCGCATCACGCAGGAAGAGGACGTGCTGGACACGTGGTTCTCCTCGGCGCTGTGGCCCTTTTCCACGCTGGGCTGGCCCGGCGAGACAAAGGAGCTGGCCAGGTACTACCCCACGTCCTGTCTGGTCACGGGCTTCGACATCATTTTCTTCTGGGTCGCCCGCATGATGATGATGGGCCTCCAGTTCATGGAGGAAGTGCCGTTCCACGACGTGTACATCCACGCGCTGGTGCGCGATGAAAAGGGCAAGAAGATGTCCAAGTCCACGGGCAACGTGATCGACCCGCTGGACATGATCGAAAAGTACGGCGCGGACGCGCTCAGGTTCACCCTGACCTCCTTTGCCGCCATGGGCCGCGACATCAAGCTCTCGGAAAAGCGCATCGAAGGCTACAAGCACTTCATGAACAAGATCTGGAACGCGGCCCGTTTCGCGCTCATGAACCTGCCGGACACCATCCCGGCCGTGAGCGTGACCGAAGCGGACACCCTTGCCGACAAATGGATTCTGCACCGGCTCGAAGAGCTCAAGGAATCCGCGGCACAGGCCACCCGCGAATACCGGTTCAACGAAATCGCCCAGGGACTGTACAAGTTCATCTGGTCCGAGTTCTGCGACTGGTATCTGGAAATGATCAAGCCCACGCTGTACGGCGAGGACGAGGCAGCCAAGGCCCGCACGCAGAAGGTACTCTGGACCGTGCTGTCCGAGATCATGGTGATTCTGCACCCCGTGACCCCGTTCATCACCCAGGAAATCTGGTCTGCCCTGCCCCGGCCCGAAGGCGACGACCGCTCCGACGACATCGCGACCCTGCCCTTCCCGGACATGTGTCCCGAGTGCCGCAATCAGGCCGCCGAAGCCGAGATGGAACTGTTCATGGGCGTGGTATCCGGCGTGCGCAACATCCGCACCGAGCTGCTCATCGAACCGGCCAAGAAGCTGAACCTGCTCATCAGGACCGTGAACGACGCGGACAAGGCCATCATCGAGGCCAACATTCCGCTGATCCAGTCGCTGGCGCGCATCGAGTCCATCGAGATCGGCCCGGACGTGAACGGTCCCAAGGCCTCCGGCACCGGCGTGGTGCAGGGCAACGAAATCTACGTGCCGCTGGAAGGCGTGGTGGACTTCGAATCCGAACTCGCCCGTCTGGACAAGAACCTGACCAAGCTGGAAAAGACCATGACCGGCGTTTCCAAAAAGCTGTCCAACCCCGGCTTCCTCAAGAACGCGCCCGACGAGGTCGTGGAAGGGGAAAAGGCCAAGATGGCGGAGATGGAAGAGGAAAAGAACAAGCTCACCCAGCTCAAGGAACGCCTCGCGTCTCTGGTCGGGTAG
- a CDS encoding hybrid sensor histidine kinase/response regulator: MRVTAVVGRDVDRDVLAGALAGVDAHVSRHASGVSRGVRQLDRHPADLFLVAPDAADGTWPRAVRRAVREYAVTVLVLGPDNAGWRTDALDAGAWAYAEHADMESGRLADMVGLIARCVEAEARADQCNFINDWVEETGRLASWWTRDDGSVVFSRGMAALFGCRPDELGDGLAALREFVHPDDRAVYDQAGKATFNEKWPVDFEYRIVTPQGQVRHLHVNRRVELDDGGNLVRAYGLARDVSSRKNFEEFLHTRDALLQVVSRFAGSCLRGGDRGDAMDSIVRTLGMTADVTRVFICRRRADMPAGCAVSLEFEWAAPGIPVLTGQPGMDGLSLSPAYDRWQESLLAHHPIAGHVHNFPEAEQALFDGSGVRSLLLVPVFSGDEWWGFIGFFEHRRERDWLPAEIEALTMVADLLGSAILRSRMERQLREANEAAEEAKRMALDASKAKSRFLANMSHEIRTPISGILGMAEMTITTGLTPEQREHLDMIRDAARSLLAVVNDILDISKIEASRMELRPVPFDFRRELETTLKPFEPQAKAGNLVFLWNVADDVPAHLEGDPERLGQVLRNLVGNGLKFTERGLVELSVGVAEQVGDQICLHFSVRDTGEGIPEDRLEDIFDSFTQVDSSMGKRHQGTGLGLAISRELVAMMGGTVSAESEPGRGSVFSFTAWFGITDKVPEAAPEQKEPLRPLHLRLLLAEDNPLNRKFLTHFLGMFGHEVTVAGNGREALDLLERTERPFDLVLMDVQMPEMGGIEATRAIRAHKGRRVDPNIPIIALTAYAMKGDKERMLEAGMNDYVSKPVDMKELSAAIARNVRRPGDDSKAAPARSGRRTERVSEPQVADVDMDALAERFQGNTTLLRDILKLFLAEASDKLDMLESGLLRSDPDEAGAALHSMANLAGHVLAMPQMQKARSLERLCIKGRMAEAVDDIRALKEEFAGLVIAVRRQIRTL, from the coding sequence ATGCGTGTGACCGCCGTGGTGGGCCGGGACGTGGACCGCGATGTTCTGGCCGGGGCACTGGCCGGAGTCGACGCGCATGTGTCGCGCCATGCCTCGGGCGTGTCCCGCGGGGTTCGCCAGTTGGACAGACATCCTGCGGACCTGTTTCTGGTGGCGCCGGATGCGGCCGACGGGACATGGCCCCGGGCCGTGCGCCGGGCAGTGCGCGAATACGCGGTAACGGTTCTGGTGCTGGGGCCGGACAATGCGGGATGGCGCACGGATGCGCTGGATGCCGGAGCCTGGGCCTATGCCGAGCATGCGGACATGGAGTCCGGCAGGCTTGCGGACATGGTCGGGCTGATTGCGCGTTGCGTCGAGGCCGAGGCGCGGGCCGACCAGTGCAATTTCATCAACGATTGGGTCGAGGAGACCGGGCGGCTCGCTTCCTGGTGGACCCGGGATGACGGGAGCGTGGTCTTTTCCCGGGGCATGGCAGCCCTGTTCGGATGCCGTCCGGATGAACTGGGAGACGGTCTGGCTGCCCTGCGGGAATTCGTGCATCCGGACGACAGGGCCGTGTACGATCAGGCGGGCAAGGCCACGTTCAATGAAAAGTGGCCCGTGGATTTCGAATACCGCATTGTCACGCCGCAGGGACAGGTCCGGCATCTGCACGTGAACCGGCGCGTGGAACTGGACGACGGGGGCAATCTTGTCCGGGCCTACGGTCTGGCCCGGGACGTGTCCTCGCGCAAGAATTTCGAGGAGTTTCTTCATACGCGCGACGCCCTGCTTCAGGTGGTGAGCCGCTTTGCCGGCAGTTGCCTGCGCGGCGGGGACCGCGGCGACGCCATGGATTCCATCGTGCGCACATTGGGCATGACCGCGGACGTGACCCGCGTCTTCATCTGCCGTCGCAGAGCCGACATGCCTGCGGGGTGTGCGGTTTCCCTGGAGTTCGAATGGGCTGCCCCGGGCATTCCCGTGCTGACCGGTCAGCCGGGCATGGATGGCCTTTCCCTTTCTCCGGCCTATGATCGCTGGCAGGAATCCCTGCTCGCGCACCATCCCATTGCCGGGCACGTGCACAATTTTCCGGAGGCCGAGCAGGCCCTGTTCGACGGTTCCGGCGTGCGTTCCCTGCTGCTGGTGCCCGTGTTTTCGGGTGACGAGTGGTGGGGCTTCATCGGGTTTTTCGAGCACCGCAGGGAACGGGACTGGCTTCCTGCGGAAATCGAGGCCCTGACCATGGTGGCCGATCTGCTCGGGTCCGCGATTCTCCGGTCGCGCATGGAGCGTCAGCTTCGCGAGGCCAACGAGGCTGCGGAAGAGGCCAAGCGCATGGCGCTGGACGCCAGCAAGGCAAAGAGCCGCTTTCTGGCCAACATGAGTCACGAAATCCGTACGCCCATCAGCGGCATTCTGGGCATGGCCGAGATGACCATCACCACGGGACTGACCCCGGAACAGCGAGAACATCTGGACATGATCCGGGATGCGGCCCGCTCCCTGCTTGCCGTGGTCAACGACATTCTCGACATCTCCAAGATCGAGGCGAGCAGGATGGAGCTTCGCCCGGTCCCGTTCGATTTTCGCAGGGAACTGGAAACCACGCTCAAGCCGTTCGAGCCGCAGGCCAAGGCCGGGAATCTGGTCTTTCTCTGGAATGTGGCCGACGATGTGCCCGCGCATCTGGAGGGCGACCCGGAACGCCTCGGTCAGGTGCTGCGCAATCTCGTGGGCAACGGGCTGAAGTTCACGGAACGGGGGCTGGTCGAGCTTTCCGTGGGCGTGGCCGAACAGGTCGGCGACCAGATCTGCCTGCATTTTTCCGTGCGCGACACGGGCGAGGGCATTCCCGAGGACCGGCTCGAGGACATTTTCGACAGCTTCACGCAGGTGGATTCCTCCATGGGCAAGCGGCATCAGGGAACCGGACTGGGGCTGGCCATTTCCCGGGAGCTGGTCGCCATGATGGGCGGAACCGTGAGCGCGGAATCCGAGCCGGGCCGGGGCAGCGTGTTTTCCTTCACCGCGTGGTTCGGCATCACCGACAAGGTGCCCGAGGCCGCGCCCGAGCAGAAGGAACCCTTGCGCCCTCTGCATCTGCGACTGCTTCTGGCCGAGGACAATCCCCTGAACCGCAAGTTCCTGACGCATTTTCTGGGCATGTTCGGCCACGAAGTCACGGTGGCGGGCAACGGCCGGGAGGCTCTGGACCTGCTGGAGCGGACCGAAAGGCCGTTCGATCTGGTGCTCATGGACGTGCAGATGCCCGAGATGGGCGGCATCGAGGCCACTCGGGCCATTCGCGCGCACAAGGGCAGACGTGTTGATCCGAACATTCCGATAATCGCCCTGACCGCCTATGCCATGAAGGGCGACAAGGAGCGCATGCTGGAAGCGGGCATGAACGACTACGTGAGCAAGCCCGTGGACATGAAGGAGCTTTCCGCAGCCATTGCCCGCAATGTGCGCCGTCCCGGGGATGATTCCAAGGCTGCCCCTGCGAGGAGCGGGAGACGGACGGAACGCGTCTCGGAGCCGCAGGTTGCGGATGTCGACATGGACGCGCTCGCGGAACGCTTTCAGGGCAACACCACCCTGCTGCGCGACATTCTCAAGCTGTTTCTTGCCGAGGCCTCGGACAAGCTGGACATGCTGGAGAGCGGGCTGCTGCGCTCGGACCCGGACGAGGCCGGGGCTGCCCTGCATTCCATGGCCAATCTGGCGGGCCATGTGCTGGCCATGCCCCAGATGCAGAAGGCCCGAAGTCTGGAACGGCTCTGCATCAAGGGCCGCATGGCCGAAGCCGTGGACGACATTCGAGCCCTGAAAGAGGAATTTGCCGGACTCGTCATTGCGGTCCGGCGGCAGATCAGAACGCTGTAA
- a CDS encoding BPL-N domain-containing protein yields MSSIHIYWDESHFWGLLLRRALEAWGVPHRLVRGTEIAQGALAGKSRPQALVVPGGRARGKADRLGPEGMNAVREYVRSGGTYIGFCGGTGLALTGTHGLGLSPWSRRGYRNRLHHFLSGHVQVDLAASSDLVPDELGDSALIPVWWPGRFAQADNDGVEVLARYNTPGPDFWVADLNLRTLPKGTMADWEALYGIHINPDFLTGLPCVTGNSYGKGRVFLSYAHLETPASRDANRWLGHILSRVLGTEIGHEPVPAWVVASRPVRWQDPVLMAARKSLEDIIETGRNHFLLFWRNSWLLGWRRGIPGAGINSLYSLVCESLARLPNDSALEYWERTGPKFRVLMELLGSGLTGYLLAERLAMTVFHSSPEAVSPQALREQRRALFGLPPEPGGIHADLVSMLEELYWRLCTTV; encoded by the coding sequence ATGTCAAGCATCCATATATACTGGGACGAATCACACTTCTGGGGGCTTCTGCTCAGGCGCGCGCTCGAAGCATGGGGCGTGCCCCACAGGCTCGTGCGCGGCACTGAAATAGCTCAGGGCGCGCTGGCTGGCAAGTCCCGGCCGCAGGCGCTTGTGGTGCCGGGCGGCCGTGCCCGGGGCAAGGCCGACAGGCTTGGTCCGGAAGGCATGAACGCGGTTCGCGAATACGTGCGTTCCGGCGGCACCTACATCGGCTTCTGCGGCGGCACCGGACTGGCCCTGACCGGAACCCACGGCCTTGGCCTTTCGCCATGGTCGCGCCGTGGCTACAGGAATCGGCTTCATCATTTTCTTTCCGGCCATGTTCAGGTCGATCTTGCCGCGAGCAGCGATCTCGTGCCCGACGAACTGGGCGATTCCGCCCTGATTCCGGTGTGGTGGCCCGGCCGTTTTGCCCAGGCCGACAACGACGGGGTCGAGGTGCTGGCCCGCTACAACACGCCCGGTCCGGATTTCTGGGTCGCGGACCTGAATCTGCGCACCCTGCCCAAGGGCACCATGGCGGACTGGGAAGCCCTGTACGGCATCCACATCAACCCGGATTTTCTCACGGGCCTGCCCTGCGTCACGGGCAACAGCTACGGAAAGGGACGGGTGTTCCTGAGTTATGCGCATCTGGAAACCCCGGCCTCCCGGGACGCGAACCGCTGGCTCGGCCACATCCTGTCCCGCGTGCTGGGCACCGAAATCGGGCACGAGCCGGTCCCGGCATGGGTGGTGGCGTCCCGGCCCGTCCGCTGGCAGGATCCGGTCCTGATGGCGGCGCGCAAATCCCTTGAGGACATCATCGAGACCGGGCGCAACCATTTCCTGCTGTTCTGGCGCAACTCCTGGCTTCTGGGCTGGCGCCGGGGCATTCCGGGCGCGGGCATCAACAGTCTGTATTCCCTTGTCTGCGAATCCCTGGCCCGGCTGCCCAATGATTCCGCGCTGGAATACTGGGAGCGCACCGGTCCGAAATTCCGCGTGCTCATGGAACTGCTGGGCAGCGGCCTGACCGGGTATCTTCTGGCCGAACGGCTCGCCATGACCGTGTTCCACTCCTCGCCCGAGGCTGTCTCGCCTCAGGCCCTGCGCGAACAGCGGCGCGCCCTGTTCGGCCTGCCCCCGGAACCGGGTGGCATCCACGCCGATCTTGTCTCCATGCTTGAGGAACTCTATTGGCGGCTCTGCACCACGGTTTAA
- a CDS encoding CBS and ACT domain-containing protein has protein sequence MLVRDWMTRNVISLGVNSSILDAAEILREKNIRQFPVIDSEGRLVGIVSDRDVRDAMPSKFVPGDGAVDLKSGLYTLTAGDVMTLDPIVVASDTAMDLVAELIVKHKIGGIPVVDGGTLSGIITQADVMRFLCTATGCHRGGIQFAVRLPAKPGPLAELLRDVKNQNLAFSSVFTSADVERPGFRHAYVRVSDIGDQRVDKVVEALQAKYDLMYYVYEGVTVDLSDS, from the coding sequence ATGCTGGTCAGAGATTGGATGACCCGGAACGTGATCTCCCTGGGCGTGAATTCGTCCATACTTGATGCCGCTGAAATTCTGCGGGAAAAGAACATTCGCCAATTCCCGGTGATCGATTCCGAGGGCAGGCTCGTGGGCATTGTCTCGGACCGCGATGTCCGGGACGCCATGCCTTCCAAGTTCGTGCCCGGCGACGGAGCCGTGGACCTGAAGAGCGGACTCTACACCCTGACGGCCGGGGACGTCATGACCCTGGACCCCATTGTTGTGGCCTCGGACACGGCCATGGACCTTGTGGCCGAACTCATCGTCAAGCACAAGATCGGCGGCATTCCCGTGGTGGACGGAGGCACGCTCTCCGGCATCATCACGCAGGCCGACGTGATGCGTTTTCTCTGCACGGCCACGGGCTGCCATCGCGGCGGCATCCAGTTTGCGGTGCGCCTGCCCGCCAAGCCCGGCCCTCTGGCCGAGCTGCTTCGCGATGTCAAGAACCAGAATCTTGCCTTCAGCAGCGTCTTCACTTCCGCGGATGTGGAACGCCCGGGCTTTCGCCACGCCTACGTGCGCGTGAGCGACATCGGCGACCAGCGCGTGGACAAGGTGGTCGAGGCGCTTCAGGCCAAGTACGACCTCATGTACTATGTCTACGAAGGCGTGACCGTCGACCTTTCAGACAGTTGA
- the cobA gene encoding uroporphyrinogen-III C-methyltransferase — translation MATVFLVGAGPGDPGLLTLRAKEIIEQCDVMIYDYLANRDFLKWCKPECEILYVGKKGGDHTLPQDKINELIIEKARSGRSICRLKGGDPYVFGRGGEEAEELVEAGIDFEVVPGITAGVAAPAYAGIPVTHRDHTTSVCFITGHEDPTKEKSGHNWEVYGKSTSTLVFYMGVKNLPMIADNLMNNGRAGDTPVALVRWGTRCTQESMLSTLENVAADAAERGFKAPSIIIVGGVCSLHDKLNWFEKKPLLGKGVVVTRAREQASGLVATLRGHGACVHEFPTISVEHLDDYNEVETAILQLARYQWLVFTSVNGVKFFWEQLAEIGLDSRILGGLQVAAIGPATADALRDRGINPDFIPEKYVAEHVVEGLLKLGIQGQSVLIPRALKAREVLPDALREAGCDVHVLPVYETRLAKSDVDEVREAMNKGEIGYVTFTSSSTVHNFFKLLPAEELKQHPEVKIASIGPITTKTVHEYGFTVDVEPEDYTIPGLVAELLKAAK, via the coding sequence ATGGCAACAGTATTTCTCGTAGGCGCAGGTCCTGGCGACCCCGGACTGCTGACTCTCAGGGCCAAGGAGATCATCGAGCAATGCGACGTGATGATCTACGACTATCTGGCAAACCGGGATTTCCTCAAGTGGTGCAAGCCCGAATGCGAAATCCTGTACGTGGGCAAGAAGGGCGGCGACCACACCCTGCCGCAGGACAAGATCAACGAACTGATCATTGAAAAGGCCCGGTCCGGCCGTTCCATCTGCCGTCTCAAGGGCGGCGACCCCTATGTCTTCGGACGCGGCGGGGAAGAGGCCGAGGAGCTTGTGGAAGCCGGCATCGACTTCGAGGTGGTGCCCGGCATCACCGCAGGCGTGGCGGCTCCGGCCTATGCAGGCATTCCCGTGACCCATCGCGACCACACCACCAGCGTGTGCTTCATCACGGGCCACGAAGACCCGACCAAGGAAAAATCCGGCCACAACTGGGAAGTCTACGGCAAGTCCACGTCCACCCTCGTCTTCTACATGGGCGTGAAGAATCTGCCCATGATCGCGGACAACCTGATGAACAACGGCAGAGCCGGAGACACGCCCGTGGCTCTGGTGCGCTGGGGCACCCGCTGCACTCAGGAGTCCATGCTTTCCACGCTGGAAAACGTGGCTGCGGACGCGGCCGAACGCGGCTTCAAGGCGCCGTCCATCATCATCGTGGGCGGGGTCTGCTCCCTGCACGACAAACTGAACTGGTTCGAGAAAAAGCCGCTGCTGGGCAAAGGCGTGGTCGTGACCCGGGCACGCGAACAGGCCAGCGGCCTCGTGGCCACCCTGCGCGGCCACGGCGCATGCGTGCACGAGTTCCCCACCATCTCCGTGGAGCATCTGGACGACTACAACGAGGTAGAAACCGCGATTCTCCAGCTCGCCCGGTACCAGTGGCTGGTGTTCACCTCGGTGAACGGCGTGAAATTCTTCTGGGAACAGCTCGCGGAAATCGGGCTGGACTCCCGCATTCTGGGTGGCCTTCAGGTGGCGGCCATCGGCCCGGCCACGGCAGACGCCCTGCGCGATCGGGGCATCAATCCGGATTTCATCCCGGAAAAGTATGTGGCCGAACACGTGGTGGAAGGACTGCTCAAGCTCGGCATTCAGGGCCAGTCCGTGCTGATCCCCAGAGCGCTCAAGGCTCGCGAGGTTCTGCCCGACGCCCTGCGCGAGGCAGGTTGCGACGTGCATGTCCTGCCCGTGTACGAAACCCGTCTGGCCAAGTCCGACGTGGACGAAGTGCGCGAAGCCATGAACAAGGGCGAGATCGGCTACGTGACCTTCACGTCCTCGTCCACGGTGCACAACTTCTTCAAGCTGCTTCCTGCCGAGGAACTCAAGCAGCACCCGGAAGTCAAAATCGCATCCATCGGCCCCATCACCACGAAGACCGTGCACGAATACGGCTTTACCGTGGACGTGGAACCCGAGGACTACACCATCCCCGGCCTTGTGGCCGAACTGCTCAAGGCCGCAAAATAG